The Sorangiineae bacterium MSr11954 DNA segment CAGGATGACGATGTAGAGCGCGATGGTCGTATAAGCCGCCAGGAACTTGCCGCGCGTGATCTCTTTGGGGGTCAGGCCGGTCAAGAGCACCGCCTCCCACGTTCGCCCTTCGCGCTCCGAGGCGATGCTGTTGGCCGCGACGGCTGGCCCGACCACCACCACCACCAGGTAGGCGAGCGAAAAGAAGACCTGAAAGAGCGCGCTGCCGAGGTTGGCCGGGCTGGTGTCCCGCGCGGTGGCGATGCCGCCGATGGAGCACATGAGCAAGGAGATGCTCACGGTGAGCGTGAACAGGACCCAAGGCGTTCGTCCCAGCCTCGCGGACTGGCGCATCTCCCGCATCCAAATCGCGTTGGGCTCGGCGAGGAGCCGCGCAAACAGCGCGGGTACACGCCTCGCCTCCGAGCTCGCAGGGACCTGGTCGATGGAGCTCATTGCACTTCGCCTTTGGTGACTTCGAGGAAGATGCGTTCCAGCTCGTTGCGCTCCGGCTCGACCCCCGCGACGGGCACGTTTGCCATCACCAGCGCACGAACGATGTACGCGACCGTTTGCTCGTTGCCCGTGTAGGTGACCAACACGGTTTGACCCGGCCCCGGTCCCACCCGGAGCACATGGGGCATGCCCGCGAGTGCGGCCGCCGCCGCCTCACCCGGCGCGAGCACGCGGAGCTTCACGGTGTGGGTCGGCAGCTGGGGCGCGGGGGCTGGGGCGATGGCCGGCGCGGGCGCGGCGGTGGCGCCGGCTGGCGCGCCGGCGAACGGCGCGGCGACGGCGGCCTGCGGCGGGGCCGCGTGCTGCAGGCGGCGGGCGATCTCGGAGATGGGGCCCGACACGACCAGGCGGCCGCGCTCCAGGATGGCCACCGAGGTGCAAACGTCGGCGAGCTCGGTGAGGATGTGGCTCGAGAGGAAGATGGTCTTTCCCAGGCCGCGCAGCTCGACCAACAGATCGCGGATCTCGATGCGGGCGCGCGGATCGAGATCGCTCGCGGGCTCGTCCAAGATGAGGACCTTGGGATCGTGCAGGAGGGTTCGCGCGAGCTGAAGGCGTTGCTTCATGCCCTTCGACATGGTGGCGACCAACTTGTCGCGGAGCTTGGTGAGATCGGTGAGCTCCATGACCGCGTCGACCACCGCGTAGCTGGTACCGGCGGTGGGGACCCGGTACGCGTCGGCGAAGAACTCCAGGTACTCGCGCACGGTGACCCGATCGTAGACCCCGGCGTGATCGGGCATGTAGCCGATGATGCGGCGAACGGCCACGGGATCGATGGTGACGTCGTAGCCGTCGATCTCCACCCGGCCGGCCAGAGGCTCGAGCAAGGTGGACATCACGCGGATGGTGGTGGTCTTACCCGCGCCGTTGGGGCCGATGAAGCCGAAAATCTCGCCGTGCGCCACGTCGAAGCTCACATCGCGCAGCACGTCGAACCGACCGAAGCGGTGCCAGAGATGCCGCACGCGAATGGCCGGCGTGGGCTTGGCCTCGACCATCGGTGCGGCGGGGTGCGTGCCCATCACGGGGTCCACGCTCATAGCGCACCCCCGCGTCCGATGACCCGGAGCAGAAGGCGATCGCTCTCCACCGGCAGGTGCCCATCGCGCTTGGTGCCTTCACCGCCGGCCACCTCGGCCATCACCACCGGGACGCTGTCGGGCCACCAATCGACGGACGAGCCGAGCGCACCATCCAGGGGCCCCCATGCGCTGCGGATGGCGTCGGCTTGCTTTCGTCCGGCGCCGCGGGTGAGGGTGGCGAGCACCGTGTCGATCGAGA contains these protein-coding regions:
- a CDS encoding ABC transporter ATP-binding protein, which codes for MSVDPVMGTHPAAPMVEAKPTPAIRVRHLWHRFGRFDVLRDVSFDVAHGEIFGFIGPNGAGKTTTIRVMSTLLEPLAGRVEIDGYDVTIDPVAVRRIIGYMPDHAGVYDRVTVREYLEFFADAYRVPTAGTSYAVVDAVMELTDLTKLRDKLVATMSKGMKQRLQLARTLLHDPKVLILDEPASDLDPRARIEIRDLLVELRGLGKTIFLSSHILTELADVCTSVAILERGRLVVSGPISEIARRLQHAAPPQAAVAAPFAGAPAGATAAPAPAIAPAPAPQLPTHTVKLRVLAPGEAAAAALAGMPHVLRVGPGPGQTVLVTYTGNEQTVAYIVRALVMANVPVAGVEPERNELERIFLEVTKGEVQ